A genomic region of Mus musculus strain C57BL/6J chromosome 7, GRCm38.p6 C57BL/6J contains the following coding sequences:
- the Tsku gene encoding tsukushin isoform X1: MLCSLFLLLLAVGRVQTTRPCFPGCQCEEETFGLFDSFSLIRVDCSSLGPHIVPVPIPLDTAHLDLSSNRLETVNESVLAGPGYTTLAGLDLSYNLLTSIMPSAFSRLRYLESLDLSHNGLAALPAEIFTSSPLSDINLSHNRLREVSISAFTTHSQGRALHVDLSHNLIHRLLPHPARASLPAPTIQSLNLSWNRFRAVPDLRDLPLRYLSLDGNPLATINPDAFMGLAGLTHLSLASLQGILHLPPHGFRELPGLQVLDLSGNPKLKWAGAEVFSGLGLLQELDLSGSSLVPLPEMLLHHLPALQSVSVGQDVQCRRLVREGAYHRQPGSSPKVVLHCGDTQESAARGPDIL, translated from the coding sequence ATGCTGTGCtctctgttcctgctgctgctggccgTGGGCAGAGTGCAGACGACTCGGCCGTGTTTCCCTGGCTGCCAGTGTGAAGAAGAGACATTCGGCCTCTTTGACAGTTTCAGCCTGATCCGTGTGGACTGCAGCAGCCTGGGCCCCCACATTGTGCCTGTGCCCATCCCTTTGGATACAGCCCACCTGGACCTGTCTTCCAACCGGCTAGAAACCGTGAATGAGTCAGTCTTGGCAGGGCCAGGCTATACcacactggctggcctggatctcagtTACAACCTGCTCACCAGCATCATGCCCTCTGCCTTCTCCCGACTGCGCTACCTGGAGTCACTTGACCTCAGCCACAATGGCCTGGCAGCCCTGCCGGCAGAGATTTTCACCAGCTCCCCCTTGAGTGACATCAATCTGAGCCATAACCGACTACGAGAGGTCTCGATATCTGCCTTCACCACCCACAGCCAGGGCCGGGCACTGCACGTGGACCTATCCCACAATCTTATCCATCGCCTGCTTCCCCATCCAGCCCGGGCCAGCCTGCCTGCACCTACCATTCAGAGCCTGAACCTGTCCTGGAACCGATTCCGAGCTGTGCCCGATCTCCGAGACCTACCCCTGCGTTACCTGAGCCTGGATGGGAACCCTCTGGCTACCATCAACCCAGATGCCTTCATGGGGCTGGCAGGCCTCACCCACCTGTCACTGGCCAGCCTGCAGGGCATCCTCCATCTACCACCCCACGGCTTCCGGGAGCTCCCAGGCCTTCAGGTCCTGGACTTGTCAGGCAACCCCAAGCTCAAGTGGGCAGGAGCTGAGGTGTTTTCAGGCCTGGGTTTGCTGCAGGAACTAGACCTGTCAGGCTCCAGCTTGGTGCCCCTGCCTGAGATGCTGCTGCATCACCTCCCTGCTTTACAAAGTGTCAGCGTAGGCCAGGATGTGCAGTGCCGGCGCCTGGTGCGGGAGGGCGCCTACCACCGGCAGCCTGGCTCCAGCCCTAAGGTAGTCCTACACTGTGGAGACACCCAGGAATCTGCTGCCAGGGGCCCAGACATTTTGTGA